Proteins encoded within one genomic window of [Enterobacter] lignolyticus SCF1:
- a CDS encoding HlyD family secretion protein: MTSPSSPAGQASRRGVTGILVLIVILLCWYLVSDRFTPYTSQARVQAFVVPVAAEVTGQIQKVYVRDNQQVAVGDPLFELDPEPYDIALARARSDYDTVLSSVKANSEGIAAAKAGYQAAVAAYENAAKDAERQERLYREDPGTISVRRLEIAQATRETARSQMAAAAADVRKATEAAGIAGDNNSQLLSARSAVRKAELDRKNTLIVASNRGLVTDLRTDIGEFVGAGAPVMTLVAINDVWISADMTENNLGHVKPGDEVAILLDSMPGHVFKGEVRSIGYGVNTSSAQPAGALPTIDNNRDWLRQAQRFPVKVAFAKDDLPPPDSLRVGGQVDVLVYASGSGVLNFFGSLYIRLMSLFSYFY, encoded by the coding sequence ATGACTTCCCCCTCATCCCCGGCCGGCCAGGCCAGCCGTCGTGGAGTGACAGGCATTCTTGTCCTGATCGTGATTCTGCTCTGCTGGTATCTGGTGTCTGACCGGTTCACGCCCTACACCTCGCAGGCCAGAGTTCAGGCATTCGTGGTGCCTGTCGCCGCCGAGGTCACCGGGCAGATCCAAAAAGTGTACGTCCGCGATAACCAGCAGGTTGCCGTTGGCGATCCGCTATTCGAGCTCGATCCGGAACCGTACGATATTGCGCTGGCGCGCGCGCGTTCCGATTACGATACCGTACTGAGCTCGGTGAAAGCCAACAGCGAGGGGATTGCCGCCGCGAAGGCAGGCTATCAGGCTGCCGTTGCCGCCTACGAAAACGCGGCGAAAGACGCTGAGCGTCAGGAGCGCCTGTATCGTGAAGATCCCGGCACCATCTCGGTTCGCCGTCTCGAAATCGCCCAGGCGACCCGGGAGACCGCCCGCAGCCAGATGGCCGCCGCCGCCGCCGATGTCCGTAAAGCGACCGAGGCCGCAGGTATCGCAGGCGACAACAACTCGCAGCTGCTGAGCGCCCGCTCGGCGGTCCGCAAAGCGGAGCTGGACCGCAAGAATACTCTTATTGTCGCCAGCAACCGCGGTCTGGTGACCGATCTGCGTACCGATATTGGTGAGTTCGTCGGCGCCGGCGCGCCGGTCATGACGCTGGTGGCGATAAACGATGTCTGGATCAGCGCCGATATGACGGAGAACAACCTCGGCCACGTGAAGCCGGGCGATGAGGTGGCGATTCTGCTCGACAGCATGCCGGGCCACGTCTTTAAAGGCGAGGTCCGCAGCATCGGCTACGGCGTCAACACCTCTTCCGCGCAACCGGCGGGCGCGCTGCCCACCATCGATAATAACCGCGACTGGCTGCGTCAGGCCCAGCGTTTCCCGGTCAAAGTCGCTTTCGCAAAAGATGATTTACCCCCGCCCGACAGCCTGCGGGTGGGCGGTCAGGTGGACGTTCTTGTCTACGCCAGCGGCAGCGGCGTGCTGAACTTCTTCGGCAGCCTGTATATCCGCCTGATGAGCCTCTTCTCATATTTCTATTGA
- a CDS encoding ion channel, with product MLLPLLMGMPVILCNMLLQSLASVWSIRFYIKHFHHKEGAIAGVLALFGIITIVLFGNLLQILLWGVLFLWLGEFNTLKEAVYHSGVNFATLGYGDIVMSAKWKLLGPLEAVNGALMIGLSGASMLAVLQHHIRKQLTP from the coding sequence ATGTTATTGCCCTTACTGATGGGGATGCCGGTTATTCTGTGCAATATGCTGCTACAGTCGCTGGCTTCCGTCTGGAGCATACGTTTTTACATCAAACACTTTCACCACAAAGAAGGCGCGATAGCGGGCGTTCTGGCGTTGTTTGGCATTATCACCATTGTACTTTTTGGCAATCTGCTGCAAATCCTGCTGTGGGGAGTGCTTTTCTTGTGGCTGGGAGAATTCAACACGCTGAAAGAGGCGGTGTATCACTCTGGCGTTAACTTTGCCACTCTGGGTTATGGCGACATTGTGATGAGCGCGAAATGGAAACTGCTGGGCCCGCTGGAGGCCGTCAATGGCGCGCTGATGATCGGACTTTCCGGCGCCAGCATGCTGGCGGTTCTGCAGCACCATATTCGCAAGCAGCTCACGCCCTGA
- a CDS encoding DUF2955 domain-containing protein: protein MHNADRAVLRIGSGIAVAALVCYGVGLPMPHLGCIMAWIVLCQGKPLPIRKGVIVGLVLMATMIGGVLMVPLLTHYPLPALLLTGLLLYRLMLMGLSGKGAQSMLLIVAIAIIPIAGLIEQPLAIGIAQMMGVGIITGTLVNRLTLALFPPQPAAAAAGKAAPPLPESPHYLALRAVLIVLPVWLLALSNPAFYIPAIMKTVMLAQQANTLSVKTAGRELVLSTLMGALLAAGLWFGLSIWPSLLMLALWLGLLSLWVARRMIRLAATRFPPSFWSNAWITCLILFGPAIQDSASGKDVWMASAMRCSLYIVVALYGWACVALLERWRASGRPAVDIISGD from the coding sequence ATGCATAACGCCGATCGTGCGGTACTGAGAATAGGCAGCGGGATCGCCGTGGCGGCGCTGGTCTGCTACGGCGTTGGCCTGCCGATGCCGCACCTCGGCTGTATTATGGCCTGGATAGTGCTGTGCCAGGGCAAACCGTTGCCCATCCGTAAAGGCGTTATCGTCGGTCTGGTGCTGATGGCGACGATGATTGGCGGGGTGCTGATGGTGCCGCTATTGACCCATTATCCGCTGCCGGCGCTGCTGCTGACAGGGTTACTGCTGTACCGGCTGATGCTGATGGGGCTGTCGGGGAAAGGCGCGCAGTCCATGCTGCTGATTGTCGCTATCGCCATTATCCCCATCGCCGGTCTGATTGAGCAGCCGCTGGCTATCGGTATCGCCCAGATGATGGGCGTTGGCATTATCACCGGCACGCTGGTCAACCGCCTGACGCTGGCGCTGTTTCCTCCGCAGCCCGCCGCGGCGGCGGCAGGTAAAGCCGCGCCGCCGCTGCCGGAGTCGCCGCACTATCTGGCGCTACGCGCGGTGCTTATCGTGCTGCCGGTATGGCTGCTGGCGCTAAGCAACCCGGCATTTTATATCCCGGCTATTATGAAAACCGTGATGCTGGCGCAGCAGGCTAACACGCTGTCGGTGAAAACCGCCGGCCGGGAGCTGGTGCTGTCTACGCTGATGGGCGCCCTGCTGGCGGCAGGACTGTGGTTCGGGCTCAGTATCTGGCCATCGTTGTTGATGCTGGCGCTGTGGCTGGGGCTGCTCAGCCTGTGGGTCGCACGCCGGATGATACGGCTGGCCGCCACCCGGTTCCCCCCCTCATTCTGGAGCAATGCCTGGATAACCTGCCTCATCCTGTTTGGCCCGGCCATTCAGGATAGCGCGTCAGGAAAGGATGTATGGATGGCATCAGCGATGCGCTGCTCTTTATATATCGTGGTCGCGCTTTACGGCTGGGCCTGCGTCGCGCTGCTTGAGCGCTGGCGCGCCAGCGGCCGACCCGCTGTCGATATCATCTCTGGAGATTAA
- a CDS encoding efflux transporter outer membrane subunit, with translation MVNDGRLGRLLLTGGACLVLTACTKLGPDYTPPKTPELTQWQPATRGVTPHAAQASYDRWWTQLNDPTLTALVNEALRKNPDVKIAGLRLLESRAQLGIAESLLGPQATVGSGEIVRTGQVRDHHSSTATSYGAGFNLGWEIDFWGKFQRGVESADASYFATLAQYDDIQVLMAAQVAQLYVNIRTLEARLNITRNNADIQKRSLQITERLFLSGNSAELDVQQAKTQYLSTLSSIPQLETSLRQSQNALSVLLARKPGPLPEMASNTGVIPQGDLSLVSEVPADLLRRRPDVRTAERQLAAQSALIGVAESELYPSISLIGSVGISARTGSSSTLSWVAGPTFSWNLLDQGRLGNQVLVQDARFLQLHERYRDTVFQAAREVDDAAIAYANDKDEITLLIETGQAATRSLEIANTQYREGMADFQRVLDSQRALFNQQERLVNSRGAMMRDLITLYKALGGGWETGRQRPLVDRETESHLRQRDNWVPLLDTPLPSATETKEGNSP, from the coding sequence ATGGTAAATGACGGTCGTCTTGGGCGCCTCCTGTTAACCGGAGGCGCCTGCCTGGTTCTGACCGCCTGCACTAAACTGGGGCCGGACTATACCCCACCGAAAACCCCGGAGCTGACGCAGTGGCAGCCGGCAACGCGAGGGGTTACCCCACACGCGGCGCAGGCGTCTTACGACCGGTGGTGGACGCAGCTTAACGACCCAACGCTCACCGCGCTCGTCAACGAGGCGCTGCGGAAAAATCCTGACGTTAAGATTGCGGGGCTGCGCTTGCTCGAATCCCGCGCCCAGTTAGGTATTGCGGAAAGTCTGCTGGGGCCGCAGGCCACCGTCGGCAGCGGAGAGATTGTGCGCACCGGCCAGGTCCGCGACCATCACTCCAGCACGGCCACCAGCTATGGCGCAGGCTTCAATCTGGGATGGGAAATTGATTTCTGGGGCAAATTCCAGCGCGGCGTTGAATCCGCCGATGCGAGCTATTTCGCCACGCTTGCGCAGTACGACGACATTCAGGTGCTGATGGCCGCTCAGGTCGCGCAGCTGTACGTCAACATCCGCACGCTGGAAGCCCGGCTGAACATTACCCGCAACAACGCCGATATTCAAAAACGCAGCCTGCAAATCACCGAACGGTTATTCCTGAGCGGCAACAGCGCTGAGCTCGACGTTCAGCAGGCGAAAACCCAGTATCTGTCAACGCTCTCCAGCATCCCGCAGCTGGAAACCAGTCTGCGCCAGAGCCAGAACGCGCTGAGCGTGCTGCTGGCCAGAAAGCCGGGGCCGCTGCCGGAAATGGCAAGCAATACCGGGGTTATCCCGCAGGGGGATTTATCGCTGGTTTCCGAGGTGCCGGCCGACCTGCTGCGCCGTCGTCCCGACGTCAGGACGGCCGAGCGGCAGCTGGCGGCACAGTCGGCGCTGATAGGCGTCGCCGAAAGCGAGCTGTATCCGTCAATTTCGCTTATCGGCAGCGTCGGGATCAGCGCCCGCACCGGCAGCAGCAGTACGCTTTCGTGGGTCGCAGGCCCAACGTTTAGCTGGAACCTGCTGGATCAGGGCCGTCTCGGCAACCAGGTACTGGTGCAGGATGCCCGTTTCCTGCAGCTGCATGAACGTTACCGGGACACCGTTTTCCAGGCCGCACGGGAAGTTGACGATGCCGCTATCGCCTACGCCAACGATAAAGACGAGATTACGCTGCTTATTGAAACCGGCCAGGCGGCGACCCGTTCGCTGGAGATTGCCAATACGCAGTATCGCGAAGGGATGGCGGATTTCCAGCGCGTTCTGGATTCGCAGCGCGCCCTGTTTAACCAGCAGGAGCGTCTGGTTAACAGCCGCGGCGCAATGATGCGCGATCTGATAACCCTGTATAAAGCGCTGGGCGGCGGTTGGGAGACAGGGCGCCAGCGTCCGCTGGTAGACCGTGAAACCGAGTCGCACCTGCGTCAGCGGGATAACTGGGTTCCGCTGCTGGATACCCCACTGCCCTCTGCCACCGAGACCAAAGAAGGTAACTCGCCATGA